The Chitinispirillales bacterium ANBcel5 sequence ACACAAGGTGAATATGCTGAAGCTATGCAGTATTTTCCTGGTTTTGAACTACCATGGTGGGATGCTTACGGTTTTGATGCTCACGAAGAAAAGCCCGTTTATGGTGTGACATGGTATGATGCTGTCCTGTATTGTTGGGTGCGAAGTATCGAGGAAGGTCTCGAGCCAGTTTATATTTTTGATGCTGATGATATTATTTGGGCAGATAATATCCCCTGGTCCTCATGCATAGGTTTTGATAATATTCAGATAGACACCTCTAACAATGGATACAGATTACCTTTAGGTGCTGAATGGGAATATGCTGCACGCGGAGGAACCAATACACGTTTTTCCTGGGGTGGCAATCGTCAGTATTATCCCCAAACTTCTGCTGATTCTGCCGAAATTAGTGCACATGCTGCATGGGTTCACAACACTACAAGGGACCATGGACCCCATTTAGTAAAAGGTAGAGAAGCAAACTGGTATGGCTTATATGACATGGGTGGGAATGTTTGGGAATGGTATAAAACTGAAGATTTTGGCGGCTATTATGCTCGTGGGGGTAGTTGGAGCACTAGCGGTGCAAATGACTTAATGCCTAACTCAACAATTGGAAGCTTCACTAGTGGGTATAGAAATGATGATTTTGGCTTCAGAGTTATGCGAAAAGCAACTGCTTGATAAAAAATGGTAAAAATAATGTACCTTATAGTGAGACAGAAATAAATGAGGTGTTTTTTAAATCCAAAAAACCATTTTTCCCTAATTTCAGCACATTTTCCCATAGACAGGAACACTTGGAACACTATACCCATGTATTTGGAAAAGTTGTGAGTAGATATTACAAAGATCGCCTTTAAATTGATAGTTTCTGGGGTATTTTGATTTAATCAATTCACCCATTCTATTTACTTTCATTTAGGTTTACCCGGTACTGTCCCATGAAAAATTGCACTACCATTCAAAATAGAGCCACATATAATTGGTGTGGCTGCATACACATTCGCAATCGAACTTCTGCTGTCACACAACTATCAAGCAAACAGTGTAAAACAAAACTTTTGCCCCCTTAAGAATTCGAAAGTTCCGTTTTAAGAATAAATTGTACAGCATTCAAAATAATCGACCTATGCCTTTCAATGTTGAGTCGGATGTATTCAGAAGGACCAATGGAGAATTCAAACCTCACCTAAAACACAATCACGATGGTTATCTGCCGGGACTATATAGTTCTGACAGATGGCCGAGCTGCTTAAAACATTCACCCTTCGGGACCTTTGAACCTTGATGAATAATCTGCTTTTAATTAAAGCCGGAGAGATTAGTAGCAGCAATAGAAATAGATCACCTCCAAAGAATTATAACCTAACATTATACTATTATCGTAATCATTCACTTAACATTAATAATTACAGGTTTAATTCTATTTTCATCTCTTGTAACATAAACTCCTGAAGCAATATTTCTATTGGTAGACCCGCGATGCATATTTCCGGGAATCTTTCTTCCCCGTATATCGTAGTAGCCGGTAATCGCTCGTTGTTTTTGAACGGGAGGCATAATTTTGTGAGTAGTTATGTATATATTAGAGTCGTTCCAGGAAACGTTTGCGGATATCAAACTATTCCTGCTGTTGATCCAAGCAGTCCCATCATTTGTAAGTCTTGTTCCTCTAGCCAAAAACAATCTTTCGCCAATAATAAGATGATGTAAATGGTTGCCATCTTTATCCAATATATAGACTCCATCGGTCCCGCCAGCAACCCATATCCTTCCTTCACT is a genomic window containing:
- a CDS encoding SUMF1/EgtB/PvdO family nonheme iron enzyme, with protein sequence KCIVSNEGGAVTSNEVTLTVNRGPWVPQPEELEHDNGMVLIRADGYSFRMGNPTTDPWVDFSYDFWMSEAEITQGEYAEAMQYFPGFELPWWDAYGFDAHEEKPVYGVTWYDAVLYCWVRSIEEGLEPVYIFDADDIIWADNIPWSSCIGFDNIQIDTSNNGYRLPLGAEWEYAARGGTNTRFSWGGNRQYYPQTSADSAEISAHAAWVHNTTRDHGPHLVKGREANWYGLYDMGGNVWEWYKTEDFGGYYARGGSWSTSGANDLMPNSTIGSFTSGYRNDDFGFRVMRKATA